In Eucalyptus grandis isolate ANBG69807.140 chromosome 4, ASM1654582v1, whole genome shotgun sequence, the following proteins share a genomic window:
- the LOC104443179 gene encoding disease resistance RPP13-like protein 4 produces MSSASHTDLSLLVVSDPIPTVEAIDSIIPSLLSHFSEVKQRLPPRNNDRAQVHRKAGGLHDDISRTTSLPVESRRDGSSSNGRGGNSSKNEKNLRKTISDGEEAASDSLHDDQLFYQIERLIRDLSYVKDALDKNRKMEDSVGKLIKTLFERSKNAAFLGSAQAPTHANSGKIQGQLSDLAEIVTKLKLHIPPSHKLLSSTSDASRGKQVADEFGDNKEMPDLAVERKFLGSSVYEDLRATFERLDARSKLCLLCFAVFPEHAKIKKRVMYRWWVGEGLIDSSNSEDKPVGDILKELVDMGFIQPVVKKRRMVTTSKSYTMLPLIRSVVVILAKEAEFFDFDSRGYPTPKFSKCLRSCLVGSKEASLQTAIRGPNLEQLRTLFNVNEPYLDFKVEWFSGMKNISSLSLGSWRGSKKDHIEVENTEFLRGMKSMKHLKLLSLQGISRITELPDSIGKLYNLRILDLRACHNLESLPDEIRSLKELIVLDVSDCYLLEYMPKGLSLLVKLEVLLGFVVSDLKSGSYCTVNDLAKLKKLRKLGFRTSSKSFPTEKELRTLQEFNVLRKLTIEWSENSTSEKDKGTESAGDDPIKSKCIEGLLPFKKGATRKPTTDELKLFKNLEKLDLLCYPSTKPPKWLTPDKLEKLESLYVRGGSLHYLCQVQEDKEGKGQVQEVKEWKVKTMRLKYLKELKMDWREMRQSFPYLVCLQMVDCPRLTLFPCDKNGLWLKEQFSESIYKRFTTQA; encoded by the coding sequence ATGTCGTCAGCTTCACACACGGATCTCTCCCTCCTAGTGGTCTCCGACCCAATCCCGACTGTTGAGGCCATCGACAGCATCATCCCTTCTCTGCTTTCCCACTTCTCTGAAGTGAAGCAGCGACTTCCGCCCCGGAACAACGACAGGGCCCAAGTCCACCGGAAAGCCGGCGGCCTTCATGACGACATCAGCAGAACGACGAGTTTGCCCGTCGAGAGCCGCAGAGACGGAAGCAGCAGCAACGGCAGAGGGGGCAACTCCAGcaagaatgagaagaatttGAGGAAAACCATCAGCGACGGCGAGGAAGCTGCCAGCGATTCTCTTCACGATGATCAGCTGTTTTATCAGATTGAGAGGCTTATCAGAGACCTCAGTTATGTCAAGGACGCGTTGGACAAGAATAGGAAGATGGAGGACAGTGTCGGCAAGCTGATCAAGACCCTCTTCGAGCGAAGCAAGAACGCGGCCTTCCTAGGTTCAGCGCAAGCACCTACCCATGCCAATTCGGGGAAGATCCAAGGTCAGCTCTCTGATCTCGCTGAAATAGTTACAAAGTTGAAGCTTCATATCCCCCCTTCCCACAAGCTATTGTCCTCGACCTCCGATGCTTCCAGGGGGAAGCAAGTGGCGGATGAGTTTGGCGACAATAAAGAAATGCCTGACTTAGCGGTAGAGCGGAAGTTCCTCGGTAGTTCGGTTTATGAGGACTTACGTGCCACCTTTGAGCGGCTCGATGCCCGATCAAAGTTGTGTCTGCTGTGTTTTGCTGTGTTTCCTGAGCATGCTAAGATCAAGAAGAGGGTCATGTATCGCTGGTGGGTTGGGGAGGGGTTAATTGACTCTTCAAATAGTGAAGACAAGCCAGTTGGTGATATTCTGAAGGAGTTGGTGGATATGGGTTTTATTCAACCGGTGGTCAAGAAACGCAGGATGGTGACTACGAGTAAAAGCTATACGATGTTACCGCTTATACGGTCTGTGGTGGTGATTCTGGCCAAGGAAGCGGAGTTTTTCGACTTTGATTCGAGGGGTTACCCCACACCGAAATTCTCAAAGTGTCTTAGGTCTTGTTTGGTGGGATCAAAAGAGGCTTCCTTGCAGACGGCGATACGAGGGCCTAATTTGGAACAGCTGCGTACTTTATTCAATGTCAACGAGCCTTACCTGGATTTCAAGGTGGAATGGTTCTCAGGTATGAAAAATATAAGTTCTCTCTCACTGGGAAGCTGGCGGGGGTCAAAGAAAGATCATATCGAGGTTGAGAACACAGAATTCCTCCGGGGCATGAAGAGTATGAAACATCTGAAGTTATTAAGCCTTCAGGGTATATCTAGAATCACCGAGCTACCCGACTCAATTGGGAAGCTTTATAATCTGCGGATTTTGGATCTTAGAGCTTGTCACAACCTGGAGTCACTTCCGGATGAAATACGTTCCCTTAAGGAGCTCATAGTCCTAGATGTCTCTGACTGCTACTTGCTTGAATATATGCCAAAAGGGCTCAGTTTGCTTGTAAAGCTTGAAGTGCTTCTGGGGTTTGTGGTTAGTGATCTCAAAAGTGGAAGCTATTGTACTGTCAATGACTTGGCCAAGCTCAAGAAACTCAGGAAATTGGGCTTTCGCACAAGCAGTAAGTCTTTCCCAACAGAGAAGGAGTTGAGGACTCTTCAAGAATTTAATGTGCTTCGCAAATTGACAATTGAATGGAGTGAGAATTCTACCTCAGAAAAGGATAAAGGTACAGAGTCAGCCGGTGATGATCCAATCAAAAGCAAATGCATCGAGGGATTACTTCCATTCAAGAAAGGCGCTACCCGGAAACCAACAACTGACGAGCTgaaacttttcaaaaatttggagaaactaGACCTGCTTTGTTACCCTTCGACCAAGCCACCCAAATGGCTAACGCCTGACAAGCTTGAGAAGCTCGAGTCTCTTTATGTCAGAGGAGGCTCTCTCCATTATTTGTGCCAGGTTCAAGAAGATAAGGAGGGGAAAGGCCAGGTTCAAGAAGTTAAGGAGTGGAAAGTCAAGACTATGCGTTTGAAGTATTTGAAGGAGTTGAAAATGGATTGGAGGGAAATGCGGCAATCATTCCCATATTTAGTCTGCTTGCAGATGGTTGATTGCCCAAGGCTGACCTTGTTCCCATGCGACAAAAATGGACTGTGGCTGAAAGAGCAGTTTTCTGAAAGCATTTACAAGAGATTTACAACGCAAGCATGA
- the LOC104441941 gene encoding RING-H2 finger protein ATL22, protein MESIFLVTIFLSSIFIATDAYRSNSRTIQCSRGGPEIQSPFWVKFRQPHSCNASGFELICRENATTIRFPSYGDLVVKSILYNTRKLDLIDPKSCVHEVFLNLNLSLTPFHYYYSVKNYTYLNCSAPLSNSFTEIPCLSGRSFHVYTVESSLPVPGSCKKIKTVAIPFSYSPYISDNTFGLGLTWDLPGRERFTSKGHHHILSIDRGHGEAVLSIGIVIVALVALVSITIYRSRELQKLKREQKLEAHKLLADS, encoded by the exons ATGGAGTCCATTTTCTTGGTTACGATCTTCTTGTCTTCCATCTTTATAGCTACCGACGCTTATAGGTCTAATTCCAGAACTATACAGTGCAGCCGTGGAGGTCCTGAAATTCAATCTCCTTTCTGGGTGAAGTTTCGGCAACCCCACAGCTGCAACGCTTCTGGGTTTGAGCTGATTTGTAGAGAAAACGCCACCACGATTCGCTTCCCGTCCTACGGCGACTTGGTGGTGAAATCCATTCTCTACAACACTAGGAAGCTCGATCTCATCGACCCCAAAAGTTGTGTCCATGAAGTCTTTCTCAATCTCAACCTCTCCCTCACACCTTTCCATTACTATTATTCTGTCAAAAACTACACTTACCTCAACTGCTCGGCACCTCTTTCGAATTCTTTCACAGAGATTCCATGCTTGAGTGGCCGAAGCTTTCATGTTTATACCGTTGAATCTTCTCTTCCCGTGCCGGGCTCTTGCAAAAAGATTAAAACAGTCGCAATCCCATTCTCTTATAGTCCTTATATATCTGATAACACCTTTGGTCTCGGGTTGACATGGGACCTGCCTGGTCGTGAAAGGTTCACCTCGAAAGGTCATCACCATATCTTATCTATTGATAGAGGACATGGCGAAG CGGTTCTAAGCATTGGAATCGTTATCGTCGCACTTGTTGCCCTGGTAAGTATCACAATTTATCGGTCTAGAGAGCTGCAGAAGCTGAAAAGGGAGCAGAAGCTTGAAGCCCACAAATTATTAGCAGATTCCTAA